The DNA sequence AGGAGTATCCTAATGCAACTTTCCATAAGGATGAGACACCTTGGGGTGTAAAGGCAGATTTGGCTTACCCTTCTGCAACTCAAAACGAATTGGATGAGAATGATGCCAAAAAGTTGATTGCCAATGGTTGTATGCTGGTTTGTGAAGGCGCAAACATGCCAAGTACCATCGGAGCGATCAAAGAGTTTGAGAAGGCTAAAATCCTGTTTGGTCCTGGTAAGGCTGCCAATGCTGGTGGTGTAGCGATTTCAGGCCTTGAAATGACACAGAACTCCATGAGGTTGCAGTGGTCATTTGAAGAGGTAGATGAGAAATTGCAGATGATCATGAAGAAAATCCACGACAAGTGTGTGGAGTATGGTCAGGAAGAAGACTGGATAGACTACGTGAAAGGAGCGAATATTGGTGGCTTTGTAAAAGTGGCTGATGCGATGCTTGCTTATGGTGTAGTTTGATAAATAGAAAAATAATTGTATTATTTTAAGCCGAAAGTGAATCTATGATTCCTTTCGGTTTTTTTATTATGTTAGTATTCAGGTAGGAGATTTCCTCTGAAAAAGATAGCCCTTAAGAACTGCTCAAACTTTTTGATAAAGAATGAAAATAATTGAATGCCCAAGAGATGCCATGCAAGGTTTGGATAATTTTATTCCCACTGCAGATAAGGCCAAGTACATAAGTGCCTTGATGAAGGTAGGTTTCCATACTATTGACTTTGGTAGTTTTGTCTCACCAAAAGCCATCCCGCAAATGAAGGATACAGCAGAAGTACTCGAATTGCTCGATTTTGAAGGAGCTAAGTCAAGACTACTGGCTATTGTGGCAAACTTCAGGGGAGCTCAGGATGCTATGGAGTTTGATGAGATTGCCTATATCGGTTTTCCATTATCAATTTCTGAAACATTTCAACAGCGCAATACCAACAAAAGTATTGATGATGCTTTGGAGGAGGTAAAGCAAATGAAATATTTGAGCGGTCGCTACAACCGTGAGTTAGTGGTTTACCTATCAATGGGTTTTGGAAACCCATATGATGAACCGTATAGCCCAGCCATCGTTGCTGAGTTTGTGGGGAAATTGGCAGAATTAGAAATTGATATTGTTTCGTTAGCTGATACCATTGGGGTAGCAAAGCCAGAATTGATCACCTCTCTTTTTACAGAGTTGATACCTGCCTATCCCGATATTGAATTTGGCGCACACTTGCATTCCACACCGGCAACTGCTTATGAAAAAGTAAAAGCTGCTTATGAAGCAGGGTGTCGCAGGATTGATACAGCAATGGGAGGTATGGGAGGTTGCCCTATGGCAAAAGAGGATCTGACAGGAAATTTGGCAACTGAGACTTTGGTAGAATATTTAAAGTCGATTGACAGTTTGCCAAATTTGGATATGAAAGCGCTAGAAAAAGCTGCTGCAATGAGATTAGAATTGATTTCTGCATGAAAAAAAGGACTCTTTTGTTAATTTTGTTATCTGCTTGACAATCTTCAAAGTCAAAAATTGTATTTACGGTTAGGGTTTACTGTTTTGATTTTGGTTTTTAAATAAAGCAGTGTGGTTGACTTTGAGGGTTTTATGGGAAGTATACTGAGTTTGAGAATGAGAGTTACTTTGTGTAGTTGGTGAAATAGGTCAATTTTTTATAGGGACTATATCTTTAAATTTGAAAGAGAAATGAGAATAGAAGTGTGCCACTCACCAGAGTTGATTCACCTGTTTGACCTGTCTGGTAAGATAGCTGTAGTAACAGATATATTAAGAGCTACATCTTGTATGGTGGCAGGAATTGGTAGTGGAGCTGAACAAATTGTACCTGTTGCACAAAAAGAGGAAGTTAACCCATATAAAGAAAAAGGATTTGTGACTGCTGGTGAAAGAGGTGGTGAAAAAATTGAAGGGTTTGATATTGGGAATTCACCATTTGAGCATATGGAAATTGCTCAAAAAGGAAAGTCAGTTGTCATGACTACAACCAATGGAACAGTTGCAATTACTAAATCAGCCGTTGAGGCAAAACAGGTAATTATTGGAGCATTTTTGAATATTTCATCAGTGGTCCAATACCTGAAAGAATCAGGAAAAGATATTGTCATTGTATGTTCAGGGTGGAAAGGGATGTTCAGTATGGAAGATACCCTTTTTGCAGGTGCTTTGGTCGATAGACTTGAAAGTGTAGCAGAAATTGTGGATGATGCAGCACTTTCTTCCATGAGTCTTTACAGAGCTGTAAGTGGGGATTTGCTTGGTTATATGCAAAATGCTTCACATGCAAAACGCTTGAGCGGGTTGAAAGCCGTAAAAGACCTGGAATATTGTATGACAAAAGATGAGTTTGATGTGATTCCAGTTTTGAAAGATGGTGCATTGGTTAAAATGTAACCAGTTGGAATCTAAAATGCGAGAGATTGAAACAAAATGAAAAATAAGTTAGAAATAAAGAAAAAAGTGAGCATCCGAAATAGGAAGGCTTCACATGAATATCAATTTATTGACAAGTATGTGGCAGGTATAGTCCTGAAAGGTAGTGAGATCAAATCTATCAGAATGCAGAAAGTCAATTTACAGGATGCATTTTGTCTTTTTATAGATGGTGAACTTTTTGTGCGTAGTATGCACATCAATCCATATGAGATGGGTGGGTTTGCTAATCATGAGGCGAAGGCAGACAGAAAGCTTTTACTTTCCAAAAAGGAGTTGGAGAAGCTGGATACCAAACTGAAAGAAAAAGGATTGACGATTGTTCCTACACATCTCTTTATCAATGATAGAGGGTTGGCCAAACTAGAAA is a window from the Limibacter armeniacum genome containing:
- a CDS encoding hydroxymethylglutaryl-CoA lyase; this encodes MKIIECPRDAMQGLDNFIPTADKAKYISALMKVGFHTIDFGSFVSPKAIPQMKDTAEVLELLDFEGAKSRLLAIVANFRGAQDAMEFDEIAYIGFPLSISETFQQRNTNKSIDDALEEVKQMKYLSGRYNRELVVYLSMGFGNPYDEPYSPAIVAEFVGKLAELEIDIVSLADTIGVAKPELITSLFTELIPAYPDIEFGAHLHSTPATAYEKVKAAYEAGCRRIDTAMGGMGGCPMAKEDLTGNLATETLVEYLKSIDSLPNLDMKALEKAAAMRLELISA
- a CDS encoding 2-phosphosulfolactate phosphatase, with the translated sequence MRIEVCHSPELIHLFDLSGKIAVVTDILRATSCMVAGIGSGAEQIVPVAQKEEVNPYKEKGFVTAGERGGEKIEGFDIGNSPFEHMEIAQKGKSVVMTTTNGTVAITKSAVEAKQVIIGAFLNISSVVQYLKESGKDIVIVCSGWKGMFSMEDTLFAGALVDRLESVAEIVDDAALSSMSLYRAVSGDLLGYMQNASHAKRLSGLKAVKDLEYCMTKDEFDVIPVLKDGALVKM
- the smpB gene encoding SsrA-binding protein SmpB, translated to MKNKLEIKKKVSIRNRKASHEYQFIDKYVAGIVLKGSEIKSIRMQKVNLQDAFCLFIDGELFVRSMHINPYEMGGFANHEAKADRKLLLSKKELEKLDTKLKEKGLTIVPTHLFINDRGLAKLEIALAQGKKLYDKRNDLKEKAIKREMDRNY